The window aaactcaacatacgctcgaaaaacacgataattgttatatattacttcttcgaacgttttcccgccaaaataaaaacatttatcataaagtgtctttattaaatgttcatattttcatccaatctataatgttcgtgaacaaagttttttcaaaaaacgaaaaaaaaaaaaaaaagttgcttccccccgctttcccccgattggttacttccctcttgatcctaccaatatatatatatatatatatatatatatatatatatatatatactttttttgtATCTATAGTAACTGATACTTGTAAAGATTAAAACTAGGGTCTCCCTTGGAAACTCCCATATTTTTATCTATAACCTTTTTCTCTGTATACAAAGTATTATGTTCTGAAAATAATGAATGCTATTTAGCATTGAAAGTAACAAAAAAGATAAAAGACAATTGGCTTGATAATCAGCAAAAAATGGCTTTCATTTGATGTAGCACCCCTTTATATGTATCTATACATACcaaatttatcaatatcaattcaaCAACTTTGCTACAATTTTAAGAAGGCCAAAATTTCTAGCCCAGTGTGAGTTGCTGTCTGTAACTGCTACAATGCTGTACAATTTTCACATATTATAATCACAAAAACCCGCATTCACGGGTCGACAAATTCTCATACTGCCTGGAGAATTCGATCACCCGACTCATCGGGAATCTTCGGTGGATATATCATTACTTTTACCCGAAACGCTACCTGCTGAATACACATCAATTTATATTTTTTGATCAATTTTGAGTACACTAGGAAATTTGACTATTTCTTGAAGTCAAAATGTATCACATATTAGTTTTGGGTTGCGTATACTAGTTGTGTGTTACCTTCTTATTTGGACCAAACTCAAGGACATCAGATGGATGAAAACGAGCTGGGAAGTTTGGAGGTACCCGATATCGCCTATCCTCGTTactgcaaagtaaaaaaaaaataaaaaaattgtttatacatatacatatatacttgatAAAAAGATTACATAAATCAAAGATGTATAACGAATAACTTAAAAAGTTCAGATTTATGGAATAACACATACAAAAAGATGCTCTTTATTGCAAAGATGCAAGATTTGCGTAGATGTACGATACAAATGCAAAAAGATCAGATTTTTAAGGATACCCCTCAATGAAATGATGCAAgatttacataaacgtattaggcTTACGCAAAGAGATTAGATCTTGTGGAGTCCCTTCTTGAAAATTAGATTATGTATgctacatacacacatatatatagacacacattcgcgtacacacacacacacacacaaaacttaAAGTTTAGCATCCCTTAAACTTACTCGGTAATCCAGGTACCATGTTCACTCCGTAAGTCGGTCACATAAAAGGCACCATCTTTGCAGCTTATTCTAGCATGCAATTTTGAAACCTGAGATCAAAGAAGATGAAAACTTAGTAGGGGTGATTATTCAGTAAAAatggttcttttttttttttttttttttttttttttttgtgagaaAGGCAGTGCGTAAGAATGATGCAAAATTGTTAAAACAAACCTCTGGTGACGAGATGACTATTGAATTTCCTGGAATACTTGTGTGTGGTACGCTCCTGCAAAATCAAGAAAGATTATTGTTCATCGAAAATTCATTTGATATATAAATGTTTGATGTTAATTGTTGTCAAATATAATTCTTAGTACCCAACTATGCAGGGCATTTTCTCATCACGGCTTAATGAAACGATCTCTGAATCAGCATTTGATTTTCCAACCGGGATTAAAAACCATCTACCGAATACCAATCAAAAAATTATTATtgaatttaattcactcaaaattaTGGAATATATATGTTAGATTATCTAGTTACTCACTCGCCACGAAGAGCACGCTCCAACGCATCGTCATCCCTAAACCATGTTTGCAGATCACTGTTTGCCTACATAATCAGTTTACAAATTAGATTTAAAAGTTAATTAaataaagattataattataattacaagtgtCCAGCATATAGAGTCTAATGAAGAGGATAACATACTTTATCAGTGAGTCTACATGATTGTGATCTTCCTTCAAGTTTCGATCTGCAAACAAAAATGTACATGAATTATAGCTTTGAAACATAGAACATTTGAATGTTATATGTGAATTAGACTGGGACCCACCCATTGCCACCGAGAACCCAACTGAGCATTAACGGCATTCCGATATCAATGAAGAATCTTCCACCAACTCTTCCAGGATGCGGTATCCTAAAATTTGTTAAGAACTGCAAAAAGCAAgtgtttaaaaaaataataaatataaaataaaaaaacttCTTCAAAATGTCGATTTTTGTATAATATGGCGTTTTAAAGTCTTACCGACAATGGGCCAAGACCCACGCCCAAATAAGCCTTGTAGGTTGATGCCATTATTGCAGCCATTCTTGCCAATCCATGTATAACTGCAACCCGTAGTTTTCTTGCATCTTCGTACCTAATGAGATTAAAAGAAATAGATAAAAGTCAACATATGGTCAACATCTTTCTATTAGATATGCAGTTTTACCTCCTTAGGGAAGAAACAACATCGATAGGTGCTCCTGATTCCGAACCTTGTTTCCAAGCTTTATCAAGCTCAAGTGCTAATTGATAGCTATCCTGTAAAATCGCAAACAAATACAGTTCAACTAAGCTTTGGTGGTTGGGTTACTCGGGTAACGAGTCAAACCAGGTACAGTGGAAATGGGTCATTTTAATTGCAAATACTTTCCATCCATTTTCTagaaattaaaataactaataactaaTGCATATATGTTAAAAGAAAATTTGTATTATTACCATAACATTATAAATTCCTAATAAACGTATTTAAGAGGTTTTATGCATTAAGAATGGACTTTGGGCAACTTTCACCCCATTTCCCATTATAAGTCAAATTTACGACCTCGTAAATCTGAACTATGACTTAATTGGTTACCTCTATTGCCATACAACCTCCTTGACCCAAATTAGGCTGCATTGCGTGGACCGAGTCTCCAAGCAATGTCACACGACCCTTTCCCCATGTAAATTTTGGGGTGCGGTCATATATATCCCTCCTTAAAATTGCATCTTCATCGGTTGCAAGCAACAAATCCACCACGTTATCACACCAACCTCCAAATATTTCAAGCAGCCGTTCTTTTTTCCCTGGAATTAAACAAGTGAAGTATAAATCATCAAATGGTTATGTTATCCAAATTTACATGATTCACATTGTTCTTTCAAAATGATTATTAAACACATTTTTGTCATTCCGAACATTTGAGTCATTCAGATTATGAACTATTAAGCACTTAataattcagttttatcaaacgcaccttaAGCTACTAAAAGAAATATTACCATTAGGCTTGTCGGTCCCACCAGCTGGTTCGTTGTGAAAGGCGTACCATTGCATCTTACCGCCACCAACATCAGAAGAAACAAAGTATTGTTTGTGTCCTAAAAATACCCGATACCTACAATCAAATACATAAAATTTTCAACAAAACACTTAAAATTCGGCAACAAAAAGAGTTCGAAATTAAAACAATTagacacattattattattacccaacaGTGTCGATATCTGGCGGTATAAAATCAGCAATCCCAGTGTAACAAGTGTAGCCAGAGTACGTTACGTCTTTTGGCCCAAACAAATTCTTCCTTACCTAATTCGTTTATATGCAACACGCATTAATACATCGAACGATACaagtattaattaatatatatgtttttatgtatGCAATATCTTACTTTTGACCATATTCCATCAGCTCCAACTAGAAGATCACCTTCAAAATGTTCTCCATTTTCAAGAACCACAGAAACCTACATAAACAGATATACAAGACTATCATGTAATACGTTTAATTACTAATATAACCTTTACATTACATTGGATATAAAAACAGATTAATTAAGATTTACCTTGTCACCATGATCTTCAAAGCTGACTACATTGCTACCGTTCAAAATAATATCATCTCCAACAGCATCGGCTAAAATCTTTTGTAAAGTCATTCGGCTTATAACTCGTGTAACTGGAAGACCTCTTTCAACTGCAGGAGTGAATGTATCAAACTTGATATACCTGATAACCAAGTAATGAAATATCAGTATGATTATTTTACCATGATAGCTATGCTATAAGTATAAAATCAAAATACAGTATCAAAATTTAAGTACTTTTTTACCTCCTAAATGGAAAATCAACAGTCTTTATAgcctttttttttttaacatttaaAGATCCCTTAAAGCCAAGGGTTCTTTAAAAATGCATGAAAACTAATCATTATGACTACAAGCTGTAATTATAAAATCTTAGTCATGTTCTATGATTTTTCAGGGATATActcaaatataagtatatatatatatatatatatatatatatatatatatatatatatatatatatatatatatatatatccctatcTTAGCATGTTATCTGATTCTGATTTTGATTCTGATCTATGAAGTCATAGTAAGCAGCTTGAAATCACACATCTAAACATCCCAAATCCTCCATAATTAGATAAACTACTAAACTAGAATGAGTCAACTGTCAAGTCTACTTTgaaaattaaaataatttaatcaatcaatacATTAATCAAACATAAAACTATGATAATAATGCAATTAAAGGGATGATTATGAATGAATATAAACTCACCAATTACCAGAAACACCATCAACTAATCCATTAATTCTTTGACCAGTTATACAACCAGCTTTCATAACTTCATCAGCAACATCTAAATCTATTGCTTCTAAAGCAGCCAAAGCATTACTCTGTATCTGAATTGGACCTCTATATTGTCCTTCACCTCTAATTGCACTCAAATCTCTCTCAAAAACTACAACTTCAAATCCTTTTCTTTTTGCAGCCAATGCAAAAACCAGCCCACCAATCCCACCACCTGCAACCAACACTCTCATTTTCTTCTTTTTCTCACCCGAAGAACCGCCGTTTTGTTCCGATGTCTGCGGTGATGATTCAGTCACTAAAGCTTTGATCTTTGAGCACCCACTAAGTTTCTTGAATGACCCTGTTTCTTTActcttaagatggtgatgtttatAGTGAATTGAGTTGAAGAATTCAACTGGGAAGTGAGTTTTTGAGTggagtgttgttgttgggctgcaaAATACATGAGAATTGGCCATAACTAACTGGTTTTTTCAAGAGAATTGAgttaaagtcttgatctttaaggttTTGTGATTGTTGGGTTGAAGAGTTTTGATGGAATTAAATATTCAAATGATGGAAAATTGAAGGAGGTTATTGGGGATTGGTGAAGTAATGGTGGGTCTAGTGGAATTGTAAGCCAATCCATTAAGGAGACCTGGAACATGGAGAACCAATGATTGAGATTCTTGAAAGCCATGTGGCAGTGTTATGTTATTCCATTCTTTTCTTTGAGtatttaaaaaataaattaaataaatatctaCGTATTCTATGGACGTAGTAAACTGAAGTATATGATTTTTCATAATTCAACTCATGGTATTTCATATTTTGTGGCATGAATTAATTGTATCGACACCCTGTACTATTTATATTTTACACTTGTGGTTATTTGTGTTTCTATATCTATAGTTTATAGGCTTAGTAGTTTATACTTTATAGGCTTAATGCCAATAAGACCATTTGTTATTGTTGAGGATGTGTGGTGGGTAGAGGTGTTCACAAAACCGCCAAATTCTAAAAATCGGCCTAATAGTATTCATTTAGTTGGTTTGGTCCAGTTTTAAATATTAGTGGTTTGAAATCAAACCGCGAAAGTCGGTCCAGTTTACTGCTTTATTTAGAGACCAACCGCTTAAACTGGACCAGACTGAACTAACCAATATTGAATGTAGAGATATCGGTTGTTTGGGAGATCATAATTTATCACACCCCAAGATCTATAGGGCAGAAAAAaaaaacttaatatatattatctctTACACTAAAATGCAAACAGAAGTGAACATTAACGATGGAGTAACGctgacattaatatatatatatatatatatatatatatatatatatatatatatatatatatatatatatatatgtgtgtgtgtgtgtgtgtgtgtgtgtgtgtgtgtgtgtgtatcaaggttggagaactctgatctcagggagatctcgtttggacatttttagggagatctcggcatctcggaaaaatctcagggagatctcggacgttgactcttttagttttttaatataaatacatatgattaaataaatatatgtatatttatatacatttttacgagattttacaagaaaattcgagaaattaGCGAGAAAATTTGAGAAATTGCGAGATTTTGTGAGAAAAcatgagaaatgagcgagaaaattcgagaaatcgtggctttgaccatgtttgaccctgttgaccgagaaatctcgggagatggtgtaagacccgaatatttccttgttcatatgtgtaattaggttgaatgaattgtggggtttctttgtatattttaaaaagagaaaagaattcTGCCCAGGCTATCTGCGCGCTGCGCAGGATTATGGCGCGCCACGCCATATGCTGTGACAGCTCACCCTtctcttttaattagatattttgagggtaaattggtaaattcactaaagggccgactttaaggctctagattcagtttggtgagcctcataacaccattttcacctacttcacctcttccaaattaatttagtgagagaaagggttttctagagtgagaaaactcaaatcaaggaagaagatgtgacgacccggaaatttctgaccaaatttaaactttaatctttatattattccgacatgataaccaaagtttgttaagttaaatctcaagaattttaaactgtgttcatacattcattataacctcgaccaaattccgacgattcacgaaccgttatatataaatagatatgtatatgtatatatatattataacttgagaatattaataaagtattaaacgtataatactttacacgaacgtatttgtttcaatatgattttcgacgaaattaaaaaaatatatattaaatgattgaattatcagaaacattgaattatgattacaagtctctgttgagaggtccactatgatttgagaacatctattcctcttaacgatattcagaataatttgtaacgctatttataaataaaaacaaaaagtgtcatttacgaaagttagacaaaagttagtggagaattggtttccataatattctattaatctattttcaaacgtacaaagacgttttcagtttaaaaagaactttattattaaaacgtatataacttttataaatatctagaatcacttttgataactcattacttaaccagtataataaatataacgatatttatattttatttcattaaatatatataacgatttaaattaatattatatatatatatttatacgcgtattatacatacataatttttatacttttactatactttaactttaactttatttactttaactttaataattcatactttaataattcactttaataattcatactttaataattcactttaataattcatactttaataattcactttaataattcaaactttaataattcactttaataattcatactttaataattcactttaataattcatactttaataattcactttaataatttaaaaatctattataaatagaattcaataggtttcattatttcatagaaatttgaaaatatatttctctaaactctctcaatcgaattacatatatatatatttacttagtattatttcaagatattattagtatacataaaatactacgacggagttatattcagacgatttcaaaataagttttcaaatgagatagagctaaggaaattatgggttatagctatgaaggttatgggtattgatcgagggtattgctcgtgaggtcaacctaacgtttatcattttcgttgcgtctacgtactttcctgcaatattgaatcacaatattgatacgttcgtgaatccgagacaaaccctgcacttgttcagtgccgtcatatacataattgctacgaaatacagtattgtgagtttcatttgctccctttttatatatatttttgggctgagaatacatgcgctgatttataaatattttaccaaataggcacaagtactaaaactaattctatgtgggtttaaaccagaaatatacccttagcttggtaacattaaactacttgtctatgtacggtaggcgcgaatcctaaagatagatctattgggcctgacaaaccccatcctgactatgagatgctttagtacttcgaggttattttaaacacacctgatctggtgtacttcagagggtaaaacatgaacgttaaggcttgttaccgggtgcctacaacttatagaatacttttatacacttgcgagtgtacggatatttatagaaactgaaatcttgtggtctattactattacggaaatgatggattatgataaactaatgaactcaccaaccttttggttgacactttaaagcatgtttattctcaggtattaaaggaatcttccgttgtgcattagctcattttaaggatattacttggagtcattcatggcatattttgaaagacgttgcattcgagtcattgagttcatcaagattattattaagccaattatagttggatgtattatgaaatggtgtgcatgccgtcaactttcgttttaaagaaagtttgtcttttaaaaacgaatgcaatgtttgtaaaatgtatcatatagaggtcaaatacctcgcgatgtaatcaactattgtgaatcgtttataatgtatatgaacgggtcctttcagaagaaGCCGATTttgggtctaagtgcaagcattaaagttgttcatctatcctctagctacattttgattgtagtggtatgctctaatcttgatttcctaatttaattttgtgaaagggttagtgttagggttaatggtgaacttaaaacccactttgttagtaaattgggtgttttgggtgaaattgggtcatgaagacccaaagatgactaacctggggttttcaagtattaattgatgtttgagAGCTTAAATTTGTTAGTTAGTTACTAGCACACCTATATCTAAGTAAATGGGTATTGTGTGGGTTAgtgaatgacccaaaatgggtatgttgaccttaatttggtcaaatgggtcaaaatggacctaagttagttaatgtttgagtgtgaaccacgagccggtagcactgtaaaataagatgtgaaccacgagccggtagcatcgagtgtgaaccacgagccggtagcactataaaataagatgtgaaccacgagccggtagcatcgagtgtgaaccacgagccagtagcactataaaagagtatgactcaattgcgtatggtgtgaaccacgagccggtagcaccatagcgtttatggttaaccatattgagattgtcgattatttagcatattgtttatatatatatacattgtgttgagtatatgctaatgcggttttgtgttaacgtacgacttgttaagtgttttgggtaagATGACATGCTAATTTAGTTACGAGTTCGTACGAGTTATTTAATGAATTTGATTGCAAAAAGAtggattatatatatgtatgtgtaattattgcattcactaagctttgcttaccctctcgttgtttaccattttataggttctggcgtggacaagggtaagggcatacggttggattagagatcccgcttattgttaggggatgctttttggatgtgttagcttttggagtttgaccgagacttgggtagtttaaccccaaacaccatgctcgtagtgtcgtttggaaattaaactaatgtggtcgaaactcaaactttgatATGAAacccgtaaaacggccgatgtgggccccgctttgtaaaacttattttatgtttgaatagtgttagttttacatatttgaatatgttgttaaaagcgttttgtctaattatgtcaggaagtggccaatctttttcgcgtttcaagactttttggacagaccagtttggcgcaccGCGCGgggttctggcgcgccgcgccagtagctgaacaacaaatttttttttttaatattttccgcgggttcgattgtggtttggtctgggttgttacaagtggtatcagagcatggtctaagggatttaggtgacttgagataggcgcctagacttagactttttgtgtgcgcgttatgcgggacttgtaggactttgggtcgaatcaggttttggttagtgcataggtttatgtgaactaatcatgcgctattgttttgtgtggtatttgaaatcgtcaagtgagatagacgtggtactagtgagttaatgcgatgtgctcgcgtaacaatgattgttacgggttcaaatcgtgtcaaacaagcgatgtacgacgattgttgagcaagatggggtagtgtggtgtatatgtatatacatatgtgttaagtcctttcgttttgttgtttaattcacttcgttttatagaatgaagatgagaaatggacacgacaccaatgacggaagtacgagtgaggacgttgaactcacggccaaggttgaggccatctttaaaaggctaaagaaggattttcttgacaatgtccgaaaggtcttccaagagtcgattgatggacaagtgaccgaaatgatcaatgaatgaATGAAAGccacaatagaggaggctttagaggctagaaacatttatcctcgaggcgaagggggtgaaggtaatggtgggggtggaaggcaggacttccactacaaaaatttcaaggatactcaacctccgatgtttaatggggtgagggatccattgaaaagcacttgttggatttcttaTATCGAGGGAgcattccgtaccgcggagtgtcctcccgagaagaagacgaggtatgggtctagcatgttgcgcgaagagggcaagttgcggtgggacgataaaatcaaattatatggtgaaaagcaatgcatgtgcttgacatgggaggagtttaagaaggaatttttccaagaataccgaacttcttccgatcttgataaaatccgagaagagttgcacaatttgcgacaaggttcaattgACTTGGTTACTAAGTCTactttcttggcaaagactcgtttttgtccggagtatgttggtgatgaccacaagttgatgctagatttctaccgtactttaagtgatgagttgaagggtaagattagctggggaatggcta of the Rutidosis leptorrhynchoides isolate AG116_Rl617_1_P2 chromosome 5, CSIRO_AGI_Rlap_v1, whole genome shotgun sequence genome contains:
- the LOC139848371 gene encoding zeaxanthin epoxidase, chloroplastic isoform X2, with protein sequence MANSHVFCSPTTTLHSKTHFPVEFFNSIHYKHHHLKSKETGSFKKLSGCSKIKALVTESSPQTSEQNGGSSGEKKKKMRVLVAGGGIGGLVFALAAKRKGFEVVVFERDLSAIRGEGQYRGPIQIQSNALAALEAIDLDVADEVMKAGCITGQRINGLVDGVSGNWYIKFDTFTPAVERGLPVTRVISRMTLQKILADAVGDDIILNGSNVVSFEDHGDKVSVVLENGEHFEGDLLVGADGIWSKVRKNLFGPKDVTYSGYTCYTGIADFIPPDIDTVGYRVFLGHKQYFVSSDVGGGKMQWYAFHNEPAGGTDKPNGKKERLLEIFGGWCDNVVDLLLATDEDAILRRDIYDRTPKFTWGKGRVTLLGDSVHAMQPNLGQGGCMAIEDSYQLALELDKAWKQGSESGAPIDVVSSLRRYEDARKLRVAVIHGLARMAAIMASTYKAYLGVGLGPLSFLTNFRIPHPGRVGGRFFIDIGMPLMLSWVLGGNGSKLEGRSQSCRLTDKANSDLQTWFRDDDALERALRGEWFLIPVGKSNADSEIVSLSRDEKMPCIVGSVPHTSIPGNSIVISSPEVSKLHARISCKDGAFYVTDLRSEHGTWITDNEDRRYRVPPNFPARFHPSDVLEFGPNKKVAFRVKVMIYPPKIPDESGDRILQAV
- the LOC139848371 gene encoding zeaxanthin epoxidase, chloroplastic isoform X1, which produces MANSHVFCSPTTTLHSKTHFPVEFFNSIHYKHHHLKSKETGSFKKLSGCSKIKALVTESSPQTSEQNGGSSGEKKKKMRVLVAGGGIGGLVFALAAKRKGFEVVVFERDLSAIRGEGQYRGPIQIQSNALAALEAIDLDVADEVMKAGCITGQRINGLVDGVSGNWYIKFDTFTPAVERGLPVTRVISRMTLQKILADAVGDDIILNGSNVVSFEDHGDKVSVVLENGEHFEGDLLVGADGIWSKVRKNLFGPKDVTYSGYTCYTGIADFIPPDIDTVGYRVFLGHKQYFVSSDVGGGKMQWYAFHNEPAGGTDKPNGKKERLLEIFGGWCDNVVDLLLATDEDAILRRDIYDRTPKFTWGKGRVTLLGDSVHAMQPNLGQGGCMAIEDSYQLALELDKAWKQGSESGAPIDVVSSLRRYEDARKLRVAVIHGLARMAAIMASTYKAYLGVGLGPLSFLTNFRIPHPGRVGGRFFIDIGMPLMLSWVLGGNGSKLEGRSQSCRLTDKANSDLQTWFRDDDALERALRGEWFLIPVGKSNADSEIVSLSRDEKMPCIVGSVPHTSIPGNSIVISSPEVSKLHARISCKDGAFYVTDLRSEHGTWITDNEDRRYRVPPNFPARFHPSDVLEFGPNKKQVAFRVKVMIYPPKIPDESGDRILQAV